The stretch of DNA CACTACTGGATCAATCTTTCAAAATGGCTTCTTAAACAAAATATTGAAGTAGTAACTGTGAACCCACATTTAGTAAAAAGGAATAAAGAAAACCGTGATAATACTCAGTCAAAAAGCGATAAAAAAGATGCCTTAGTTATAGCTGATATGGTAAAGAACGGCTACTACTCCGAGGTTAGATTCACATCAGAATCATTTGAAAAACTAAGAGTTCTTATGTCTAACCGTGATGTAGTTGTTAAACGACTTGTTAGTTCTGTTAATCAATTAAATCGCTGGGTAGATATTGTCTTTCCAGAACTCCGTCAAGTTTTCAAAAACATTACTGCTAAAGGGGCAATCGCAACCCTTCGTCTTTTTCCTACTCCGATGGAATTGGCCACCAAGCAGCCTCATGAGATTATTATGGGCTGGAAATCACTGATGAAGCGGCAACCTGGATTAAAAAAGGCTCAATTACTTCTTCAGGTAGCCAAGACCTCTATCGGTTCAAGACAAGCACTCGATGCTTATAAATTTCATTTGGAGCAATTACTTGAAGAATATGATTTAGCAGTAATTCAACTCGAAAGAGTTGAAAAGCAAGTTACCGATGTATTGAATAAAATCCCTTATGCCAAAAAGTTGCTTACCATTAAAGGAATTAGTGAAATTTCCTTAGCTGGCATTTTAGGTGAAGCTGGAGATATTAGTGGATTTTCTCACGGTAATTCGCTACTTCGACATGCAGGATTACACCTCGCTGAAGCTAGTTCTGGAAAGTGGAAAGGGCAAATTGTGTTATCAAAACGAGGAAGGTCAAGGCTACGGCGATTCCTTTACTTAGCCACAATAAGCCTTGTGGTGAATAACCCAGAATTTCAGGCAATCCACACCCAGAATGTTAAGGTTAAAAAAATGAAGAAAATGAAATCAATTATGAAATTGATTGGTAAATTTACTAGAGTTTTAGTGGGAATCGCTCGTCGAAATGAATCTTATAACCCTGATAAGGTACAAGCTTTAACACTTTTAGCAGCTTAGAACTCAAGTTTTAATTAGACATTTAAAAATAAACTTTTTCTGTATTAAATAGAGTTTACACAAGTCAATTATTGGCTTATTCGTAGGATTTCAAATATGTACGGAGTACCAGATTACTTAAACAAAAGGGCACAGACCCATCCCGATAGCAAAACTGGCCTCCACCTCTTGGATAGGCATGACGAAGGAATGAAAGGGCAATTGACCCGTTGAGACATGGGAGGGAAAGCCTCCAGGGGCGGCGTGGAGAATGTACATTATATGGTAAATCATGGAGTTTTATAAAACTCCTTTATTTCACTATGCCTTCACGTGCCTTTAACGGATCTGTCCTCCCCTTCATTTAATCATTACTGGTTATCAAGTTGTATGAAATCCTGCGAATAAGCGAGTATTCGGGAGAAAATCTTATTAAACTGATGGAGTTTAAGTACAATTTTTCACAAACACCATACTATCATTACCATAAGTATTTAATTTTTCTTGATATACTTCCTCCATTAAATGGCCCTATAAATAAAAAAGACACGTTCCTAAATAAACGCGCCCGATTGTTGAAGATCGTTATTGAACTAAAGCATTTACTTCCCTATGCTCCTTAATATTTTTTGTAGTATAATTTGAGTATAGATAAGGTTTTTCATTTTTAAAAATATCTG from Cytobacillus dafuensis encodes:
- a CDS encoding IS110 family RNA-guided transposase, producing the protein MKFKMQNKQNQLIERISVKHLVVGVDIAQQFHVARAVNFRGIVVGDPLTFKNNEEGFTSLLKWIKNLQSLNNLDEVIIGMEPTGHYWINLSKWLLKQNIEVVTVNPHLVKRNKENRDNTQSKSDKKDALVIADMVKNGYYSEVRFTSESFEKLRVLMSNRDVVVKRLVSSVNQLNRWVDIVFPELRQVFKNITAKGAIATLRLFPTPMELATKQPHEIIMGWKSLMKRQPGLKKAQLLLQVAKTSIGSRQALDAYKFHLEQLLEEYDLAVIQLERVEKQVTDVLNKIPYAKKLLTIKGISEISLAGILGEAGDISGFSHGNSLLRHAGLHLAEASSGKWKGQIVLSKRGRSRLRRFLYLATISLVVNNPEFQAIHTQNVKVKKMKKMKSIMKLIGKFTRVLVGIARRNESYNPDKVQALTLLAA